The window TGGAGTGCGCCGCGCCGCCACAACATTCACATTTGTGTTTGCCTGGCACCTTGGCGTCTTGTTGCACCGGACTGTATTTGGCGGTGTTGACCATGGGGACGGCCGCATTCGCTGCGGGACTGGCATGATTCGATGTGGTGAGGTCGGTATGTCGGTCTACGTTCTGGCCTTCGAAAAGAACATCCATTGACCATGAAACAAAATAGGTCTTACCGGTGATGACGTGAGTGATGACACCGGCACCCTGGCTTCTTGTGGCGGCTTCATCGCCCAGTGGGGAGGTTTTATAGAAGGAGCGATTTTTTAACATGATCTCCTTGTTTTCGATCTTGACGGTCTTGCTGCCTTTCTTCATGTCCTTGGAAAACGAGGTGTCCGGATAGGGCACCGGGATGGGTCCTGCGGGAGGCGGTGGTGGCGTCAGGCAGACATCCGGGAATGCCGCGATGACCTTGCCGCCACCCGCTTTGCATGCAATCTCATCGCCATTTGCATAAACGTCGCAGCTCATAGGGGCCCCTGGGGTCGACTGAGGTCGCGCACGACGGCGGCGGCGCGTGCACCGGCCAGGGCACTGCTCAGACAGATCGCGCTGGTTCCCGGTGCATAGCCTTTGCGAAACGCCTGGTCGGCGAGTATCAACTGGACGATTCCAGCAATGGCCCCGGTGTCACCCAT is drawn from Pseudomonas rhizophila and contains these coding sequences:
- a CDS encoding DUF4150 domain-containing protein, translating into MSCDVYANGDEIACKAGGGKVIAAFPDVCLTPPPPPAGPIPVPYPDTSFSKDMKKGSKTVKIENKEIMLKNRSFYKTSPLGDEAATRSQGAGVITHVITGKTYFVSWSMDVLFEGQNVDRHTDLTTSNHASPAANAAVPMVNTAKYSPVQQDAKVPGKHKCECCGGAAHSKAQANGEYMTEDEFYGTAQNPQNAAVLAKVRANPKCRHLLPPAGKQPSGCNKYYVTSKREKANIENDWAINRPGYMRWKTEVGQGEPVAHRVPKAAGGCPAGQGNLAPTGKKCEKLEGELSSLQETRINSFPRPE